Genomic DNA from Salvia miltiorrhiza cultivar Shanhuang (shh) chromosome 1, IMPLAD_Smil_shh, whole genome shotgun sequence:
cctcgtataaattcgagtccatccgctaggtgtttttggatgagtcagtcTCGAAAAACTTTTTCTCTTTCAAGTTGTGCTTCTGATTTGCTCTTATCTGCTGTTATCTATTTCTTTCCGTTTCTCTTTGAGGCTCTTCCAACATCTCGGTGGAATCTTCCTCTAAATTTGCCAAACATTCGACCTCTATCACATCCTCATCCAACAAATCGGTTAGTTCATCGTCATCCAACAAAGACACATGAACCTCCTCTTTCTCCATCTCCTTTTGTTTCTGCTGCACTGCCTTCTCTTCCTGGCAGGGGCTcgtcagagctgagctcggcagagctgggctTGGCAGCGCTGGACCTTGCAGAACTGGATTTTTCAATACTGTATTCTGCAGGACTGGATTCTGCAGGGCTGCACTTGGCATGGCTGGATTCTGCATATCTGGGCTCTGCAGGACTGGATTTGACATAGCTggattctgcagagctgaactTGGCAGCGCTGGACTGGGTAGAGGTGGACCTTGCagggctggactgggcagcgctgaacttGACAGcgctggactgggcagcgctggaCTTGGCAGCGCTGGACTTGGTAGAGGTGGACCTTGCagggctggactgggcagcgctggaCTTGGCGGCGCTGGACTTGGCAGGGCTGGCACGTGGTTGGTAGCGTTGGGAGCTTGACTCATCAGAGCTGGGCTCATCATAGCTGGACTCATCAGAGCTGGGCTCGTTAGAGCTGGGCTCGTCAGAGCTGAACTTTGCAGAAATCTCTCCTCGGTCATGATCTCAGCAATTGGCTTTTTAGCAGTGAACTCATTGTCATTGTTGTCATAATCCTCCATGTCTAGATTTTCTCCCTTGCACTTGCGTATCATATCTCTCACCCAACTAACGACTTGAAGGACGCGAGTCTCAAAGCATTTTACTGTTGCATCCACAAACTCAACATCCTGTTGTGCCGATTGAATGACAGACATGATCGCGTGTATGAAGGCTTGAATGGTGCTCTCAGGATCAGAATCACGCAAATGTATTTAGAAGTTATGCCCAACCTTAAAAAGTTTGGGCACTTTCGCTAACGTTCGTATGACTTCATGGTATTGGATCTGCATAACTCCATACTTGGGAATTGCTTCCTCCCAAAGGCTCATGTACTCACAAATATCATAATAATCTGCCATAGAATTCCAATCTTAAGCTCGAAGTGACGACGGATGGCTGGTTCTTTGAAGTGTTGGACTTGCAGCGATGGCGTGCTTGGAGGGCTGGCAgcgctcttcttcttccttgtcACCGGGCTGCTCTGTAAACACAGCACTTAACGCatggattaaacgcaccggagggagacagtaaccaaaaataagaaaaagaaaaataaagcaagtacaaacggaaagaaaagtgacacaactaaaaagcctaaaaccttccccggcaacggcgccaaaatttgactcaacctaaacacctctagattgacttgcaatagaacaaggacatcctagtgatggtaagttgacccagtgtcatctctcaaggaagatctttaagggcaattaattatgtcacacaaAAGCAGTAAACTagggattattaaactaaaatttggaaaataaattaacgtgaattaaacttaactaggcaaaagggaattattaactaatgcttgtaatttaaacttaaataaaacttaatcttaaaattatctaggtgttaaactattaaaccctgggcaagaattaaaccaacttaaagtaaagaattaactagacaaattgaatttaaataactttaattaaaacttctaatctaatctaactaggcagaaacgaaagtgcataatttaaagaaaacatcataaaaacgcataagtaaatttgcagaatttaaagaaagcataagtaaaagcaaataaataaacttgattaaagaaataccgtaaattcATCTCgggaagtaatctgtcacgtaattacaactctaaacggagaactaatctaaaacttgaattaaaagaactataaattaaactaactagaacagaaatcgaaactaacactagaaaagcaataaacctaagctttggctaacttggcggaaactaaagattagggcaaagggtTTTATCTAACTACACGCTTGGAGGCAGAAGGATTATCTTTTACAATGAAtaactaagccctatttatagacttcaaatccctcttgaTCACTATCAAAGTTTCCATGTAAAAttggactctaaaaggaataaaATCGTGTAAGAGAAGATAAGTCCAACTGGCGTGCTCTGCAAGTttcttcagctctggcgatagTAACTCAGCTCTGGAAGGCGAACTCTGGTGCGTCAgctcgggaaaggtagtcagagctgaaaagtcagctctggcgagatgggcagagctggaaagtcagctctggtgtcGAGTGCTCTGAAAggtacagagctgaaaagtcagctctgtcatAGTTGACTCTGGCAGTTTGACTCTGGCGTTTGACTATGGCGTTTTACTCTAGCGTTTGACTCTGTAAagtacagagctgaaaagtcagctctggtggttgactctggcacttagctctgctctgctctggagatgtctgctctgctctggtacagAGCTATCTTCGCAGCTCTGGCGTGggccttcagctctgctctgcacaccaaaacacctaaaaaaacgccaatttcatccacaattgcactcttccatctataaaatctaaatctcctgcaaagcataaaataaaccataaaacgcaccaatttccagaagatttaacttaaaataagctcatacaaaccccaaaatttagaacaattaagcataaatcaaccccccacacttaaccttttgcttgtcctcaagcaaaatccatatgaatcctaggaagagattgatttcaacaatgctaatttccatccaaacattcacaaagtcaattcaaaattttaccaacaacacacatctctcgatcatgcaagtaactcaaagtttaagaagcaacaaaagagtaatgtaagcaattcgatcagacccaattctccgctagaagtgaattccctaatgtgatcgcctttataatcaatatcaccattttcacactttgtgtgcttaaattttcgacagttgagccatagttcgtgaaataaaaaccatttgggtgtaatccaaagtcttttcacgtggtttcccatgctcatagttacactagaggagcagagactcagagttGTCACGTTTTTAGagcaggccagatgtttcagagctggcaatttcagagttggcaattcgtccaacattttcacagataagatatgatcgtaggtaatcacaatgacaacactccttctagcatctatcggacaaatcacgttttacttacttacaaaagtgttgcaacaaaactcataattctttgcacaaacaagaaacatatatcaagagtaaaataagaataaccaccaaacaaacacaaacccgaaatgcacATCGAAATCCATCTTCTCTtctacaaattcataaaaattagcaagattcgagaccaaaaactaagcatagaaagactaatctcgcccaattgaaagcataagcacaACCAAAACACCCctccacacttaaagcatgccatatCCTCAGGGCAGAAAAGAAATACGAATAgtttagaaaacgtccctgattatcggcaatgaaaaactgaagcatcgtgagaggcggtgaagagTGGAGTTTGTGGTCGATGCAGAGTAGAAATGGCAGCGCTGCACTGGGAGCGCTGAATCTTAAGCATGAACACCAAGCATCAAAGTATCCGCACAAGCAACCAAAAACTTAGGAAacaccaaaacaaaaacaaaaaccaaaccaactgtgggttgcctcccaccaagcgctagttttaaagtcgccagcccgacttagcAAGTGTTATCCGAAATCAGACTCAAGCTTGAACCATTCCATTATTCGGACCatttcatcttcatcatccacCACATCTACTGCTCCAAAAGATAGAATTGATGGAATCATGCTTGCCCCTTTTAGACATGTGGAGTTGACCTCTTTTGCATCATAGATAAATCCTTGTGTAAAATTATTGGAAAAAAACTTGTCAGAGGCAACGATATAATAGAATTGAACAACTTTAGAAATAGAGGGTGTAGAgattttgttttgcttggcaTCGCTTAGTCTCTTGGCAAAGGCCAAGTCAGGCTCTTCCAACATCTCGGTGGAATCTTCCTCTAAATTTGCCAAACATTCGAACTCTATCACATCCTCATCCAACAAATCGGTTAGTTCATCGTCATCCAACAAAGACACATGAACCTCCTCTTTCTCCATCTCCTTTTGTTTCTGCTGCGCTGCCTTCTCTTCCTAGCAGGGGCTcgtcagagctgagctcggcagagctgggctTGGCAGCGCTGGACCTTGCAGAACTGGATTTTTCAATACTGTATTCTGCAGGGCTGCACTTGGCATGGCTGGATTCTGCATATCTGGGCTCTGCAGGACTGGATTTGACATAGTTggattctgcagagctgaactTGGCAGCGCTGGACTGGGTAGAGGTGGACCTTGCagggctggactgggcagcgctgaacttGACAGCGCTGGACTAGGCAGCGCTGGACTTGGCAGCGCTGGACTTGGTAGAGGTGGACCTTGCagggctggactgggcagcgctggaCTTGGCAGGGCTGGCACGTGGTTGGTAGCGTCGGGAGCTTGACTCATCAGAGCTGGGCTCATCATAGCTGGACTCATCAGAGCTGGGCTCGTTAGAGCTGGGCTCGTCAGAGCTGAACTTTGCAGAAATCCCTCCTCGGTCATGATCTCAGCAATTGGCTTTTCAGCAGTGAACTCATTGTCATTGTTGTCATAATCCTCCATGTCTAGATTTTCTCCCTTGCACTTGCGTATCATATCTCTCACCCAACTAACGACTTGAAGGACGCGAGTCTCAAAGCATTTTACTGTTGCATCCACAAACTCAACATCCTGTTTGTGCCGATTGAATGACTAACATGATCGCGTGTATGAAGGCTTGAATGGTGCTCTCAGGATCAAAATCACGCAAATGTATTTGGAAGTTATGCCCAACCTTAAAAAGTTTGGGCACTTTCGCCAACGTTCGTATGACTTCATGGTATTGGATCTGCATAACTCCATACTTGGGAATTGCTTCCTCCCAAAGGCTCATGTACTCACAAATATCATAATAATCTGCCATAGAATTCCAATCTTAAGCTCGAAGCATGACGGCGGATGGCTGGTTCTTTGAAGTGCTGGACTTGCAGCGATGGCGTGCTTGGAGGGCTGGCAacgctcttcttcttccttgtcACCGGGCTGCTCTGTAAACACAGCACTTAACGCatggattaaacgcaccggagggagacagtaaccaaaaacaagaaaaaaaaaattaaagcaagtaaaaacggaaagaaaagtgacacaactaaaaagcctaaaaccttccccggcaacggcgccaaaatttgactcaacctaaacacctctagattgacttgcaatagaacaaggacatcctagtgatggtaagttgacccagtgtcatctctcaaggaagatctttaagggcaattaattatgtcacacaaAAGCAGTAAACTagggattattaaactaaaacttggaaaATAAATTAACGTGAATTAAACTTCACTAGgaaaaaaggaattattaactaatgcttgtaatttaaacttaaataaaacttaatcttaaaattatctaggcgtgaaactattaaaccctaggcaagaattaaaccaacttaaagtaaagaatttactagacaaat
This window encodes:
- the LOC130989761 gene encoding uncharacterized protein LOC130989761 is translated as MSVIQSAQQDVEFVDATVKCFETRVLQVVSWVRDMIRKCKGENLDMEDYDNNDNEFTAKKPIAEIMTEERFLQSSALTSPALTSPALMSPAMMSPALMSQAPNATNHVPALPSPAPPSPALPSPALQGPPLPSPALPSPALPSPALSSSALPSPALQGPPLPSPALPSSALQNPAMSNPVLQSPDMQNPAMPSAALQNPVLQNTVLKNPVLQGPALPSPALPSSALTSPCQEEKAVQQKQKEMEKEEVHVSLLDDDELTDLLDEDVIEVECLANLEEDSTEMLEEPQRETERNR
- the LOC130989844 gene encoding vegetative cell wall protein gp1-like, whose product is MEDYDNNDNEFTAEKPIAEIMTEEGFLQSSALTSPALTSPALMSPAMMSPALMSQAPDATNHVPALPSPALPSPALQGPPLPSPALPSPALPSPALSSSALPSPALQGPPLPSPALPSSALQNPTMSNPVLQSPDMQNPAMPSAALQNTVLKNPVLQGPALPSPALPSSALTSPC